The sequence CTCTTTATTTAAACCAAATCAATGGTTCCATTCCCCAAGAAATAGGCAACATGAATAATTTGAGTGAGTTGTACCTTAATAATAATGAGCTCACTGGAGAGATTCCATTTGAACTTGGGTATCCACAACATTTAGAGATCTTGAATCTTAGCTACAATTCTTTACATGGTCGGATCCCAAATGGctacttaaaattttcatcttacACATTCATGGGCAACAAAGATTTATGTGGTGACATCAAAGGTTTCCCTCCTTGCCTCCCACACAATAATAGATCAATTGTCcaccaaataaaatttttagttctCGGCTTTTTGCCTGTCCTTGCAATTCTTGGGTGTGTTTTCCACTTTCAAAACAGGGTCAAGAAAACTAAATCTAATCCAATGGAAACAAAGAATGGGGACTTGTTCTCAATATGGAATTATGATGGCAAAATTGTATATGAAGACATCATTGAAGCGACAAAAGACTTTGACATTAGATATTGTATTGGAACAGGCGGTTATGTTAGTGTTTACAAAGCACAGTTGCCCAATGGTAAAGTGGTTGCCTTAAAGAAACTTCATCGTTTAGAAGCCGAGGATCCGACGTTTGACAAGAGTTTCAAAAATGAGATCAAAATGTTAACAGAAATTCGACatagaaatattattaaacTTTATGGCTATTGTTTGCATAAAATATGCATGTTCTTGGTCTATGAGTACATGAAAATGGGAAGCTTGTTTTCTATCCTAAGCAATGATGATGAGGCGATGCAATTGGATTGGATGAAAAGAATGATTGCCGTCAAAAGTATAGCACATGCCTTATCTTATATACATCATGAATGTGGCCAAGTTATTGTTCATCGAGATATAAGTAGCAACAACATTCTATTGAACTCTGAGTTGGAGGCTTTCGTCTCTGATTTTGGCACAGCTAGACTTCTTGATCCGAATTCCTCCAATCAAACATTACTTGTTGGGACTTATGGTTATATTACTCCAggtgaattttcttttccaactaTACCTTATTTCCCATTTAGGGTTTTCTTGATAATCATGCTACTTAGCTTACTTTATTGTTTTGTTATATGAACCAAACCACATATTCATGGTAGCAAACAATCATTTTCGCAATggaattttatataaaaaccaacctcttcataaaaaattaaaaaattcacaaagaaaaagttcaaaagaaaattcaaaaaaaatgaaggcactacttttttttttttaatacttttcattgttcttttctttatgtGCAGAACTAGCATATACTATGATAGTGACTGAAAAATGTGATGTTTATAGCTTTGGTGTGCTGGCACTAGAAATATTAATGGGAACACATCCAGGTGAACTCCTGacttcattatcatcatcatcatcacctcAAAATATGATGCTAAATGAAATATTAGACCAACGTCTCCCACCTCCAAACCGACTTGTTGCTCGGGATGTTTTCTTCGTTGCTACAATTGCATTTGCATGCTTACGTGCTAAACCAAAGTTTCGACCAACAATGAAATGGGTGTCTCAAGAATTTCTTTCTCATAAGAAACCAAAGATGAACCCCTTACATGCTGTTTCCCTATGGCAATTGAGGAACCAAGAAACTTATGCGGTTGGAGAGAGTGCTTGTTGTTCAATTGAAAACCATATTGTTTGAACTTCCACGTAAAAATAAATGTTGTGTATTACAATAACAATACCTTTAAAAATTTCAACGCATTTTATTgctttttctttatgttttgtAAGCTGTATTATGCAACAtgaaatttaattctttatcAATCTGAATTTTGCAAATTGAATATTATATTAGTCTTTAACACTTTCTGATGAGACACACCTAGAATCCTAATAAGTAATCGTGGAGGACGCAAAGGAGGCACCATATGCTTCATGCTTGACTTAAAGAAatacttgtaagttgtaactgtGCCTGTTATTTCTTGTGTTTTTCAACAGGCAAAGGCATGCTTAAAACGAGAAAATAGAGTAAAATATACACCCAAGTACTAATTAAGTAGGGACTCTGATGGTTCTGTGATAAATACTCACCAATCAAACTGATAAAGAAGATGACCTCAAGCGACAAAACATCCAGACCTGCTGGGTCATCCCCATAATCTACTCACTATAGTGATCTAAAAATCTCGAGACctcattcaaaaataaaagttagacAAGTAATTATACAGTTTGGTAGATTGTTTAACCACACTGCAACATAATTATCATAATTTGATTTTCAGCTGGCagcatccttttttttttcttcttttttttttttttgttcctttcttCTCCCCATTggatttataattataaaaaataaaaataaaaattcaaaggaGTTTAATGACCCGATGGAAACGGGCATCTGTTGAATTTCAAGTGTTCAGTAAGGAAtagaataccaaaaaaaaatttaatagttcAATTTCTCTCCTTTAACTATGACTATGAATGTTTCACATACTTGGTACAAGTTAGACACTGGAAACATAATACATGCACAGGTAACTGGCCTCAGTTCCACATATACACCcagataaaacaaaattcttgATGCAGAACCAATACAATTCCATAAGATTCCTCACACAATTACATATCCAGGTATTTACGTGTTTATCATCATCAGTTCATCACCATGATCAAACAGAGGACCTATAAAAGTAAATATCCATGTGTGACAGCGAGAGCAAAACAGTTtcgcataaaaataaaaaccaaatgtATCAGCAGGTGAGATGATATGTCTATTCCTGACCcagctgtgtgtgtgtgtgtgtgagagagagagagagagaaagagagagagcaaaaagttttcattataaaaattaaaaaaaaaaatgtaacagtAGGTGAACTAATATGTCTATAACTGACCCACCTCTCCCAAACATCATAAATGCAGTAGCTTTGTACActaattacaacacttttaaaagaaaaatatatgaacatGAGTCAAAGAATGTACTAGATGAATCATATAAATCCTCCCAGGACCCAACCTATATGGCAGAGGATGATGGAAATATTCCTACAAGTTCATACCCTCACTATTAAACCTGCAGACGTTTTccttcaaaatcaaaagaatcaaaactcAAACACCAGTGGACATTTTGCAACTTCATGTATAAAAACTATGATTCAATTATTTGATCGGTTTGAAGTGCTCATACCCAAATGCCTTCATCTTTCAAATAGCTAAATTGAAGCATCAGCTGACTTCTACATTAACAATCTAAATTCAATCAATTGGTATAAGCACACAGCAGCAAAGATGGAAACTaatgatataattatataattgtaTCAACAACACATTAATAGTAGATGTGTGACATACTGACATATATAGTATTAT is a genomic window of Quercus lobata isolate SW786 chromosome 2, ValleyOak3.0 Primary Assembly, whole genome shotgun sequence containing:
- the LOC115976821 gene encoding MDIS1-interacting receptor like kinase 2-like isoform X1 produces the protein MNNLSELYLNNNELTGEIPFELGYPQHLEILNLSYNSLHGRIPNGYLKFSSYTFMGNKDLCGDIKGFPPCLPHNNRSIVHQIKFLVLGFLPVLAILGCVFHFQNRVKKTKSNPMETKNGDLFSIWNYDGKIVYEDIIEATKDFDIRYCIGTGGYVSVYKAQLPNGKVVALKKLHRLEAEDPTFDKSFKNEIKMLTEIRHRNIIKLYGYCLHKICMFLVYEYMKMGSLFSILSNDDEAMQLDWMKRMIAVKSIAHALSYIHHECGQVIVHRDISSNNILLNSELEAFVSDFGTARLLDPNSSNQTLLVGTYGYITPELAYTMIVTEKCDVYSFGVLALEILMGTHPGELLTSLSSSSSPQNMMLNEILDQRLPPPNRLVARDVFFVATIAFACLRAKPKFRPTMKWVSQEFLSHKKPKMNPLHAVSLWQLRNQETYAVGESACCSIENHIV
- the LOC115976821 gene encoding MDIS1-interacting receptor like kinase 2-like isoform X2, with amino-acid sequence MAPSSFVSISILVVALVLCIFMHATTMVNAAVSMAASKSPALELEAKALMETRWWIFPSNGKYLSHCQWYGITCNDGSVTEIDMARFYLGYEISKLNFSCFPNLVRLSLSLTGLQGSIPHEIGTLSKLTYLDLSNNVLEGGYVSVYKAQLPNGKVVALKKLHRLEAEDPTFDKSFKNEIKMLTEIRHRNIIKLYGYCLHKICMFLVYEYMKMGSLFSILSNDDEAMQLDWMKRMIAVKSIAHALSYIHHECGQVIVHRDISSNNILLNSELEAFVSDFGTARLLDPNSSNQTLLVGTYGYITPELAYTMIVTEKCDVYSFGVLALEILMGTHPGELLTSLSSSSSPQNMMLNEILDQRLPPPNRLVARDVFFVATIAFACLRAKPKFRPTMKWVSQEFLSHKKPKMNPLHAVSLWQLRNQETYAVGESACCSIENHIV